The proteins below come from a single uncultured Carboxylicivirga sp. genomic window:
- a CDS encoding acyl-CoA thioesterase gives MNYDFELEFKVRDYECDLQGIVNNSVYQNYLEHTRHEFLDTIGLNFKALFDKGVVAVVARADLAYKTPLSSNDKFVVRTRVEHKGVKYIFYQDIYRLSDEKLCLKGVITTTSLINGKLAVSEDIVKAFENVINKRED, from the coding sequence ATGAATTACGATTTTGAGCTGGAATTTAAGGTACGCGATTATGAATGTGATCTGCAAGGGATTGTTAATAATTCGGTTTATCAGAATTACCTGGAGCATACACGTCATGAGTTTTTAGATACAATAGGATTGAATTTTAAAGCACTGTTCGATAAAGGGGTGGTAGCTGTTGTGGCACGTGCCGATTTAGCTTATAAAACACCTTTGAGTAGTAATGATAAATTTGTGGTGCGCACCCGAGTGGAGCATAAAGGAGTAAAGTATATTTTCTATCAGGATATTTATCGTTTATCTGACGAGAAGCTTTGTTTGAAGGGAGTAATTACTACAACCAGCTTGATTAATGGAAAACTGGCTGTGAGCGAAGATATTGTTAAGGCGTTTGAGAATGTTATTAACAAGAGGGAAGATTAG